A window of the Sardina pilchardus chromosome 21, fSarPil1.1, whole genome shotgun sequence genome harbors these coding sequences:
- the hmmr gene encoding hyaluronan mediated motility receptor isoform X2, translated as MSFSRAPVKRFNDEIGCAPAPGTYDVKTGGAKAGAVSFQKAERFKPVKPDATTVPLSPKMDVPASPIRRTMSVDGLSETASAKKEKASMSIHMKQQKLLEKEIRSLVQQKGEQDRQLHALEEEVKKLEAKLLVATREKTGLAANVASLERQQGELKKTNEFLKNKFSADTSKKKINALSMELMEARNKLDAKDKELSFLQISLEGKIKMLEADLSASRATLAALTERNDDLEDLHKETKIHNEELETEMDKLHGVIQELREEIKALQQYLDTANEEILDLRSKLKASQKALQQLERQKENGSDELQASQHAVRQQEQELARLRVVLRRTEEELDQRVAHLGDRCLVLEDERAKTQEEGLRRVQELKTEIGTLEESRRAEQKELEELKETHSTLATQLEEEQERSRSLKATLEREWDLAAAERRRLEAELEEALDELSNLEAQELRGLETLQSLQGHSQALQSELDHAREQLDRLSQSEVERSGAEERLSQLEAQRSAAEERVRALEQEVARLSQELQEEQRRQGCLEQTQEKAREEYARMLLEARTQLAEKEEELECAQDAHGRALSGLQGELDKQQSALAELEKEREERSKALEQLEKEKNAILEDLEKERKEKSSSLEQLEEERSKVLEQLKEERNNALEQLEKEREERSSTLVSLEKEREERKSALEKLEKERDCIMEELERERKERISSLEQFEKERNDTLEQLEKERQERSSTIVRLEQEREERSHALEQLEKQREERKSALEQLEEEKDRILEELEKERELRNSSLDQLEEERSKALEELKEERNNALKQLEKETEERSCALEQLRNEREERTGVLAQLEKERTEKSLALEQLENEREERTSSQAQLEKEREEKSCALEQLNNEREERGNVLAQLEKERAERARLEQRRRESAEGRVAKAGHLDAMVQSLEEGCAELQKRLEQSEEYRSRLEEQVEDVGEQRENLQRQLEQERREMETRLTQALQQNSNDAEIEKWRNLYEELRAKVQPFQEQLDNFAAERSALLSEKGATQEELTRLADAYARLMGHQNQKQKIKHVVKLKEENWDLKEELSKLRIQVSKQKRELEQLRPSQGPRFDPSKAFKHDHKENQRPATTTTTTTHKAGKRPSAGAHSTRPKHMATKSQPRHVKATDL; from the exons ATGTCTTTTTCACGGGCACCTGTGAAAAGATTTAATGATGAAATTG GTTGCGCCCCTGCTCCTGGCACATACGACGTGAAGACCGGTGGAGCTAAGGCGGGTGCTGTTTCATTCCAGAAAGCGGAACGCTTCAAGCCCGTCAAAC CTGACGCTACCACTGTACCACTGTCACCGAAGATGGATGTTCCTGCCTCCCCAATTCGTCGAACAATGTCTGTCGACGGTTTG TCTGAGACAGCAAGCGCCAAGAAAGAGAAGGCTAGTATGTCCATACATATGAAGCAACAGAAGCTACTGGAGAAAGAG ATCCGGTCACTGGTGCAGCAGAAAGGGGAGCAGGACCGCCAGCTGCACGCCCTGGAGGAAGAGGTCAAGAAACTGGAGGCAAAACTGCTGGTCGCCACCAGAGAGAAGACGGGCCTGGCCGCCAACGTGGCCTCGCTGGAGAGGCAGCAAGGGGAGCTGAAGAAGACCAACGAATTCCTTAAGAACAAG TTTTCAGCTGACACATCAAAGAAAAAGATCAACGCTCTCAGTATGGAACTGATGGAAGCGAGGAATAAACTAGATGCCAAAGATAAG GAACTGAGTTTCCTTCAAATAAGTCTGGAAGGAAAAATCAAGATGTTAGAGGCAGATCTATCAGCTTCCAGGGCCACTCTCGCTGCCCTCACAGAGAGAAATGATGACCTGG AGGACCTTCACAAGGAGACAAAAATACACAATGAAGAGCTTGAAACAGAGATGGACAAACTTCATG GTGTGATACAGGAACTGAGGGAGGAGATCAAGGCTCTTCAGCAATACCTGGATACCGCCAATGAGGAAATTCTG GACTTGCGCAGTAAGCTGAAGGCCTCCCAGAAGGCCTTGCAGCAGCTCGAGCGGCAGAAGGAGAACGGCAGCGACGAGCTGCAGGCCTCCCAGCATGCCGTgcggcagcaggagcaggaactGGCTCGGCTCAGGGTGGTGCTGCGGCGCacggaggaggagctggatcaGCGCGTGGCCCACCTGGGGGACAGGTGTCTGGTGCTGGAGGACGAGAGAG CCAAGACCCAGGAGGAGGGCTTGCGGCGGGTGCAGGAGCTGAAAACGGAGATCGGCACCCTGGAGGAGAGCAGGCGTGCGGAgcagaaggagctggaggagctgaaggagaCCCACAGCACATTGGCCacccagctggaggaggagcag GAGCGTAGCCGCTCCCTGAAGGCCACCCTGGAGCGCGAGTGGGACTTGGCGGCGGCGGAGCGACGGCGTCTGGAGgcggagctggaggaggcgctGGACGAGCTCTCCAATCTGGAGGCGCAGGAGCTCCGGGGGCTGGAGACGCTGCAGAGCCTCCAGGGCCACAGCCAGGCGCTCCAGAGCGAGCTCGACCACGCCAGAGAGCAGCTcgacag GCTGTCTCAGTCGGAGGTGGAGCGGAGCGGTGCGGAGGAGCGTCTGTCTCAGCTGGAGGCTCAGCGGAGCGCGGCGGAGGAGCGCGTGCGTGCGCTGGAGCAGGAGGTGGCGCGGCTCAGccaggagctgcaggaggagcagcGGCGGCAGGGATGCCTGGAGCAGACGCAGGAGAAGGCCAGGGAGGAGTACGCCAG AATGCTCCTGGAGGCGCGCACACAGCTGgcggagaaagaggaagagctgGAGTGTGCTCAGGATGCCCACGGCCGTGCCCTCAGCGGCCTGCAGGGGGAGCTAGACAAGCAGCAGAGTGCCCTGGCAGAGCTGGAGAAGgagcgggaggagaggagcaaggCTCTGGaacagctggagaaggagaagaacgCTATCCTGGAGGAtctagagaaggagagaaaggaaaagagcaGTTCCCTGgaacagctggaggaggagaggagcaaggTTCTGGAACAGctaaaggaagagaggaataaTGCCCTGGAACAGCTGGAgaaggaaagggaagagagaagtaGCACGCTTGTCAGTctagagaaagagcgagaggagaggaaatctGCCCTGGAGAagctagagaaagagagagactgcatcatggaggagctggagagagagaggaaggaaaggatCAGCTCTCTAGAACAGTTTGAGAAGGAGAGGAACGATACACTGGAACAGTTAGAAAAGGAGAGGCAAGAGAGAAGTAGCACAATTGTCAGGTTAGaacaggaaagagaagagagaagtcaTGCCTTAGAACAGctggagaagcagagagaggaaaggaaatcCGCCCTGGAACAGctagaagaggagaaagacagaatccTGGAGGAactagagaaggagagggagttgaGGAACAGTTCTCTAGACCagctagaggaggagaggagcaaggCTCTGGAAGAgttgaaagaggagaggaataatGCACTGAagcagctggagaaggagacagaggagaggagttgtgCTTTAGAACAGCTGAGGAacgagagggaagagagaaccGGCGTCCTGGCTCAgttggagaaggagaggacgGAAAAAAGTCTCGCTTTAGAACAActggagaacgagagagaagagagaaccaGCAGTCAGGCTCAgttggagaaggagagggaggaaaaaagttGTGCCTTAGAACAACTGAATAacgagagggaagagagaggcaaCGTCCTGGCTCAgttggagaaggagagggcgGAGAGGGCTCGgctggagcagaggaggagggagtcGGCAGAGGGGCGCGTGGCCAAGGCCGGTCATCTCGACGCCATGGTGCAGTCCCTGGAGGAGGGCTGTGCTGAGCTCCAGAAGAGGCTGGAGCAGTCGGAGGAGTACAGGAGCAggctggaggagcaggtggaggacgtgggggagcagagggagaacCTGCAGAggcagctggagcaggagagacGAGAGATGGAGACGAGGCTCACACAGGCCCTCCAGCAGAA CTCAAACGATGCAGAGATAGAGAAGTGGAGAAACCTGTATGAGGAGCTGCGTGCTAAAGTTCAGCCGTTCCAG GAGCAGCTGGATAACTTTGCAGCGGAGAGGAGTGCGCTCCTGAGCGAGAAGGGGGCCACGCAGGAGGAGCTGACCCGGTTAGCCGACGCCTACGCCCGCCTGATGGGCCATCAGAACCAGAAGCAGAAGATCAAGCACGTGGTCAAACTCAAGGAGGAGAACTGGGACCTTAAAGAG gAGTTGTCTAAGCTCAGGATCCAGGTCTCAAAGCAGAAGCGTGAGCTGGAGCAGTTGAGGCCGAGCCAGGGCCCACGGTTCGACCCCAGCAAGGCCTTCAAGCACGACCACAAGGAGAACCAGcgccccgccaccaccaccaccaccaccacccacaaaGCTGGTAAGCGCCCATCTGCTGGAGCTCACTCCACACGGCCCAAGCACATGGCAACCAAGAGCCAACCCAGACATGtcaag gctacagaCCTGTAA
- the hmmr gene encoding hyaluronan mediated motility receptor isoform X1, producing the protein MSFSRAPVKRFNDEIGCAPAPGTYDVKTGGAKAGAVSFQKAERFKPVKPADATTVPLSPKMDVPASPIRRTMSVDGLSETASAKKEKASMSIHMKQQKLLEKEIRSLVQQKGEQDRQLHALEEEVKKLEAKLLVATREKTGLAANVASLERQQGELKKTNEFLKNKFSADTSKKKINALSMELMEARNKLDAKDKELSFLQISLEGKIKMLEADLSASRATLAALTERNDDLEDLHKETKIHNEELETEMDKLHGVIQELREEIKALQQYLDTANEEILDLRSKLKASQKALQQLERQKENGSDELQASQHAVRQQEQELARLRVVLRRTEEELDQRVAHLGDRCLVLEDERAKTQEEGLRRVQELKTEIGTLEESRRAEQKELEELKETHSTLATQLEEEQERSRSLKATLEREWDLAAAERRRLEAELEEALDELSNLEAQELRGLETLQSLQGHSQALQSELDHAREQLDRLSQSEVERSGAEERLSQLEAQRSAAEERVRALEQEVARLSQELQEEQRRQGCLEQTQEKAREEYARMLLEARTQLAEKEEELECAQDAHGRALSGLQGELDKQQSALAELEKEREERSKALEQLEKEKNAILEDLEKERKEKSSSLEQLEEERSKVLEQLKEERNNALEQLEKEREERSSTLVSLEKEREERKSALEKLEKERDCIMEELERERKERISSLEQFEKERNDTLEQLEKERQERSSTIVRLEQEREERSHALEQLEKQREERKSALEQLEEEKDRILEELEKERELRNSSLDQLEEERSKALEELKEERNNALKQLEKETEERSCALEQLRNEREERTGVLAQLEKERTEKSLALEQLENEREERTSSQAQLEKEREEKSCALEQLNNEREERGNVLAQLEKERAERARLEQRRRESAEGRVAKAGHLDAMVQSLEEGCAELQKRLEQSEEYRSRLEEQVEDVGEQRENLQRQLEQERREMETRLTQALQQNSNDAEIEKWRNLYEELRAKVQPFQEQLDNFAAERSALLSEKGATQEELTRLADAYARLMGHQNQKQKIKHVVKLKEENWDLKEELSKLRIQVSKQKRELEQLRPSQGPRFDPSKAFKHDHKENQRPATTTTTTTHKAGKRPSAGAHSTRPKHMATKSQPRHVKATDL; encoded by the exons ATGTCTTTTTCACGGGCACCTGTGAAAAGATTTAATGATGAAATTG GTTGCGCCCCTGCTCCTGGCACATACGACGTGAAGACCGGTGGAGCTAAGGCGGGTGCTGTTTCATTCCAGAAAGCGGAACGCTTCAAGCCCGTCAAAC CAGCTGACGCTACCACTGTACCACTGTCACCGAAGATGGATGTTCCTGCCTCCCCAATTCGTCGAACAATGTCTGTCGACGGTTTG TCTGAGACAGCAAGCGCCAAGAAAGAGAAGGCTAGTATGTCCATACATATGAAGCAACAGAAGCTACTGGAGAAAGAG ATCCGGTCACTGGTGCAGCAGAAAGGGGAGCAGGACCGCCAGCTGCACGCCCTGGAGGAAGAGGTCAAGAAACTGGAGGCAAAACTGCTGGTCGCCACCAGAGAGAAGACGGGCCTGGCCGCCAACGTGGCCTCGCTGGAGAGGCAGCAAGGGGAGCTGAAGAAGACCAACGAATTCCTTAAGAACAAG TTTTCAGCTGACACATCAAAGAAAAAGATCAACGCTCTCAGTATGGAACTGATGGAAGCGAGGAATAAACTAGATGCCAAAGATAAG GAACTGAGTTTCCTTCAAATAAGTCTGGAAGGAAAAATCAAGATGTTAGAGGCAGATCTATCAGCTTCCAGGGCCACTCTCGCTGCCCTCACAGAGAGAAATGATGACCTGG AGGACCTTCACAAGGAGACAAAAATACACAATGAAGAGCTTGAAACAGAGATGGACAAACTTCATG GTGTGATACAGGAACTGAGGGAGGAGATCAAGGCTCTTCAGCAATACCTGGATACCGCCAATGAGGAAATTCTG GACTTGCGCAGTAAGCTGAAGGCCTCCCAGAAGGCCTTGCAGCAGCTCGAGCGGCAGAAGGAGAACGGCAGCGACGAGCTGCAGGCCTCCCAGCATGCCGTgcggcagcaggagcaggaactGGCTCGGCTCAGGGTGGTGCTGCGGCGCacggaggaggagctggatcaGCGCGTGGCCCACCTGGGGGACAGGTGTCTGGTGCTGGAGGACGAGAGAG CCAAGACCCAGGAGGAGGGCTTGCGGCGGGTGCAGGAGCTGAAAACGGAGATCGGCACCCTGGAGGAGAGCAGGCGTGCGGAgcagaaggagctggaggagctgaaggagaCCCACAGCACATTGGCCacccagctggaggaggagcag GAGCGTAGCCGCTCCCTGAAGGCCACCCTGGAGCGCGAGTGGGACTTGGCGGCGGCGGAGCGACGGCGTCTGGAGgcggagctggaggaggcgctGGACGAGCTCTCCAATCTGGAGGCGCAGGAGCTCCGGGGGCTGGAGACGCTGCAGAGCCTCCAGGGCCACAGCCAGGCGCTCCAGAGCGAGCTCGACCACGCCAGAGAGCAGCTcgacag GCTGTCTCAGTCGGAGGTGGAGCGGAGCGGTGCGGAGGAGCGTCTGTCTCAGCTGGAGGCTCAGCGGAGCGCGGCGGAGGAGCGCGTGCGTGCGCTGGAGCAGGAGGTGGCGCGGCTCAGccaggagctgcaggaggagcagcGGCGGCAGGGATGCCTGGAGCAGACGCAGGAGAAGGCCAGGGAGGAGTACGCCAG AATGCTCCTGGAGGCGCGCACACAGCTGgcggagaaagaggaagagctgGAGTGTGCTCAGGATGCCCACGGCCGTGCCCTCAGCGGCCTGCAGGGGGAGCTAGACAAGCAGCAGAGTGCCCTGGCAGAGCTGGAGAAGgagcgggaggagaggagcaaggCTCTGGaacagctggagaaggagaagaacgCTATCCTGGAGGAtctagagaaggagagaaaggaaaagagcaGTTCCCTGgaacagctggaggaggagaggagcaaggTTCTGGAACAGctaaaggaagagaggaataaTGCCCTGGAACAGCTGGAgaaggaaagggaagagagaagtaGCACGCTTGTCAGTctagagaaagagcgagaggagaggaaatctGCCCTGGAGAagctagagaaagagagagactgcatcatggaggagctggagagagagaggaaggaaaggatCAGCTCTCTAGAACAGTTTGAGAAGGAGAGGAACGATACACTGGAACAGTTAGAAAAGGAGAGGCAAGAGAGAAGTAGCACAATTGTCAGGTTAGaacaggaaagagaagagagaagtcaTGCCTTAGAACAGctggagaagcagagagaggaaaggaaatcCGCCCTGGAACAGctagaagaggagaaagacagaatccTGGAGGAactagagaaggagagggagttgaGGAACAGTTCTCTAGACCagctagaggaggagaggagcaaggCTCTGGAAGAgttgaaagaggagaggaataatGCACTGAagcagctggagaaggagacagaggagaggagttgtgCTTTAGAACAGCTGAGGAacgagagggaagagagaaccGGCGTCCTGGCTCAgttggagaaggagaggacgGAAAAAAGTCTCGCTTTAGAACAActggagaacgagagagaagagagaaccaGCAGTCAGGCTCAgttggagaaggagagggaggaaaaaagttGTGCCTTAGAACAACTGAATAacgagagggaagagagaggcaaCGTCCTGGCTCAgttggagaaggagagggcgGAGAGGGCTCGgctggagcagaggaggagggagtcGGCAGAGGGGCGCGTGGCCAAGGCCGGTCATCTCGACGCCATGGTGCAGTCCCTGGAGGAGGGCTGTGCTGAGCTCCAGAAGAGGCTGGAGCAGTCGGAGGAGTACAGGAGCAggctggaggagcaggtggaggacgtgggggagcagagggagaacCTGCAGAggcagctggagcaggagagacGAGAGATGGAGACGAGGCTCACACAGGCCCTCCAGCAGAA CTCAAACGATGCAGAGATAGAGAAGTGGAGAAACCTGTATGAGGAGCTGCGTGCTAAAGTTCAGCCGTTCCAG GAGCAGCTGGATAACTTTGCAGCGGAGAGGAGTGCGCTCCTGAGCGAGAAGGGGGCCACGCAGGAGGAGCTGACCCGGTTAGCCGACGCCTACGCCCGCCTGATGGGCCATCAGAACCAGAAGCAGAAGATCAAGCACGTGGTCAAACTCAAGGAGGAGAACTGGGACCTTAAAGAG gAGTTGTCTAAGCTCAGGATCCAGGTCTCAAAGCAGAAGCGTGAGCTGGAGCAGTTGAGGCCGAGCCAGGGCCCACGGTTCGACCCCAGCAAGGCCTTCAAGCACGACCACAAGGAGAACCAGcgccccgccaccaccaccaccaccaccacccacaaaGCTGGTAAGCGCCCATCTGCTGGAGCTCACTCCACACGGCCCAAGCACATGGCAACCAAGAGCCAACCCAGACATGtcaag gctacagaCCTGTAA
- the LOC134069138 gene encoding 2-oxo-4-hydroxy-4-carboxy-5-ureidoimidazoline decarboxylase-like yields MDISRANSLSYEDFVNTFGNVIEKAPLVAAAVWSHRPFANLSELEARIVEFIDKLPEEGMEGILRCYPDLAGRDFQRGTLTRDSQDEQSQAGMASLTPEETERMYSLNTAYKRRFGFPFIICAKMNDKAAILRKLAERSGNDLAKERECDIDEVKKICRLRLRNIVLPDTQLSTTMAVAEKTEKTNEWLAKKT; encoded by the coding sequence ATGGACATAAGCCGCGCAAATTCTCTATCTTATGAAGATTTTGTGAATACCTTTGGAAACGTTATTGAAAAAGCTCCTCTGGTAGCGGCCGCGGTATGGTCACACCGTCCATTTGCCAACTTATCAGAACTAGAGGCCCGTATTGTTGAGTTCATCGACAAGCTACCGGAAGAAGGTATGGAGGGCATTCTCAGGTGTTATCCCGACCTGGCGGGCAGGGACTTCCAGAGAGGCACGTTAACCCGAGACTCGCAAGATGAGCAGAGCCAAGCTGGCATGGCCTCACTGACTCCCGAGGAGACCGAGCGGATGTACAGTCTCAATACCGCGTATAAGCGACGTTTCGGCTTCCCATTCATCATATGTGCCAAAATGAACGACAAAGCAGCTATTCTGCGCAAGCTGGCCGAGCGTTCTGGGAACGACCTCgccaaggagagagagtgcgatATTGACGAGGTGAAAAAGATCTGTAGACTTCGGCTCCGCAACATTGTGTTGCCCGACACTCAACTATCGACGACGATGGCGGTTGCAGAGAAAACTGAGAAGACGAATGAATGGCTAGCCAAAAAAACATAG
- the hmmr gene encoding hyaluronan mediated motility receptor isoform X3, which translates to MSFSRAPVKRFNDEIGCAPAPGTYDVKTGGAKAGAVSFQKAERFKPVKPADATTVPLSPKMDVPASPIRRTMSVDGLSETASAKKEKASMSIHMKQQKLLEKEIRSLVQQKGEQDRQLHALEEEVKKLEAKLLVATREKTGLAANVASLERQQGELKKTNEFLKNKFSADTSKKKINALSMELMEARNKLDAKDKELSFLQISLEGKIKMLEADLSASRATLAALTERNDDLEDLHKETKIHNEELETEMDKLHGVIQELREEIKALQQYLDTANEEILDLRSKLKASQKALQQLERQKENGSDELQASQHAVRQQEQELARLRVVLRRTEEELDQRVAHLGDRCLVLEDERAKTQEEGLRRVQELKTEIGTLEESRRAEQKELEELKETHSTLATQLEEEQERSRSLKATLEREWDLAAAERRRLEAELEEALDELSNLEAQELRGLETLQSLQGHSQALQSELDHAREQLDRLSQSEVERSGAEERLSQLEAQRSAAEERVRALEQEVARLSQELQEEQRRQGCLEQTQEKAREEYARMLLEARTQLAEKEEELECAQDAHGRALSGLQGELDKQQSALAELEKEREERSKALEQLEKEKNAILEDLEKERKEKSSSLEQLEEERSKVLEQLKEERNNALEQLEKEREERSSTLVSLEKEREERKSALEKLEKERDCIMEELERERKERISSLEQFEKERNDTLEQLEKERQERSSTIVRLEQEREERSHALEQLEKQREERKSALEQLEEEKDRILEELEKERELRNSSLDQLEEERSKALEELKEERNNALKQLEKETEERSCALEQLRNEREERTGVLAQLEKERTEKSLALEQLENEREERTSSQAQLEKEREEKSCALEQLNNEREERGNVLAQLEKERAERARLEQRRRESAEGRVAKAGHLDAMVQSLEEGCAELQKRLEQSEEYRSRLEEQVEDVGEQRENLQRQLEQERREMETRLTQALQQNSNDAEIEKWRNLYEELRAKVQPFQEQLDNFAAERSALLSEKGATQEELTRLADAYARLMGHQNQKQKIKHVVKLKEENWDLKEELSKLRIQVSKQKRELEQLRPSQGPRFDPSKAFKHDHKENQRPATTTTTTTHKAGYRPVI; encoded by the exons ATGTCTTTTTCACGGGCACCTGTGAAAAGATTTAATGATGAAATTG GTTGCGCCCCTGCTCCTGGCACATACGACGTGAAGACCGGTGGAGCTAAGGCGGGTGCTGTTTCATTCCAGAAAGCGGAACGCTTCAAGCCCGTCAAAC CAGCTGACGCTACCACTGTACCACTGTCACCGAAGATGGATGTTCCTGCCTCCCCAATTCGTCGAACAATGTCTGTCGACGGTTTG TCTGAGACAGCAAGCGCCAAGAAAGAGAAGGCTAGTATGTCCATACATATGAAGCAACAGAAGCTACTGGAGAAAGAG ATCCGGTCACTGGTGCAGCAGAAAGGGGAGCAGGACCGCCAGCTGCACGCCCTGGAGGAAGAGGTCAAGAAACTGGAGGCAAAACTGCTGGTCGCCACCAGAGAGAAGACGGGCCTGGCCGCCAACGTGGCCTCGCTGGAGAGGCAGCAAGGGGAGCTGAAGAAGACCAACGAATTCCTTAAGAACAAG TTTTCAGCTGACACATCAAAGAAAAAGATCAACGCTCTCAGTATGGAACTGATGGAAGCGAGGAATAAACTAGATGCCAAAGATAAG GAACTGAGTTTCCTTCAAATAAGTCTGGAAGGAAAAATCAAGATGTTAGAGGCAGATCTATCAGCTTCCAGGGCCACTCTCGCTGCCCTCACAGAGAGAAATGATGACCTGG AGGACCTTCACAAGGAGACAAAAATACACAATGAAGAGCTTGAAACAGAGATGGACAAACTTCATG GTGTGATACAGGAACTGAGGGAGGAGATCAAGGCTCTTCAGCAATACCTGGATACCGCCAATGAGGAAATTCTG GACTTGCGCAGTAAGCTGAAGGCCTCCCAGAAGGCCTTGCAGCAGCTCGAGCGGCAGAAGGAGAACGGCAGCGACGAGCTGCAGGCCTCCCAGCATGCCGTgcggcagcaggagcaggaactGGCTCGGCTCAGGGTGGTGCTGCGGCGCacggaggaggagctggatcaGCGCGTGGCCCACCTGGGGGACAGGTGTCTGGTGCTGGAGGACGAGAGAG CCAAGACCCAGGAGGAGGGCTTGCGGCGGGTGCAGGAGCTGAAAACGGAGATCGGCACCCTGGAGGAGAGCAGGCGTGCGGAgcagaaggagctggaggagctgaaggagaCCCACAGCACATTGGCCacccagctggaggaggagcag GAGCGTAGCCGCTCCCTGAAGGCCACCCTGGAGCGCGAGTGGGACTTGGCGGCGGCGGAGCGACGGCGTCTGGAGgcggagctggaggaggcgctGGACGAGCTCTCCAATCTGGAGGCGCAGGAGCTCCGGGGGCTGGAGACGCTGCAGAGCCTCCAGGGCCACAGCCAGGCGCTCCAGAGCGAGCTCGACCACGCCAGAGAGCAGCTcgacag GCTGTCTCAGTCGGAGGTGGAGCGGAGCGGTGCGGAGGAGCGTCTGTCTCAGCTGGAGGCTCAGCGGAGCGCGGCGGAGGAGCGCGTGCGTGCGCTGGAGCAGGAGGTGGCGCGGCTCAGccaggagctgcaggaggagcagcGGCGGCAGGGATGCCTGGAGCAGACGCAGGAGAAGGCCAGGGAGGAGTACGCCAG AATGCTCCTGGAGGCGCGCACACAGCTGgcggagaaagaggaagagctgGAGTGTGCTCAGGATGCCCACGGCCGTGCCCTCAGCGGCCTGCAGGGGGAGCTAGACAAGCAGCAGAGTGCCCTGGCAGAGCTGGAGAAGgagcgggaggagaggagcaaggCTCTGGaacagctggagaaggagaagaacgCTATCCTGGAGGAtctagagaaggagagaaaggaaaagagcaGTTCCCTGgaacagctggaggaggagaggagcaaggTTCTGGAACAGctaaaggaagagaggaataaTGCCCTGGAACAGCTGGAgaaggaaagggaagagagaagtaGCACGCTTGTCAGTctagagaaagagcgagaggagaggaaatctGCCCTGGAGAagctagagaaagagagagactgcatcatggaggagctggagagagagaggaaggaaaggatCAGCTCTCTAGAACAGTTTGAGAAGGAGAGGAACGATACACTGGAACAGTTAGAAAAGGAGAGGCAAGAGAGAAGTAGCACAATTGTCAGGTTAGaacaggaaagagaagagagaagtcaTGCCTTAGAACAGctggagaagcagagagaggaaaggaaatcCGCCCTGGAACAGctagaagaggagaaagacagaatccTGGAGGAactagagaaggagagggagttgaGGAACAGTTCTCTAGACCagctagaggaggagaggagcaaggCTCTGGAAGAgttgaaagaggagaggaataatGCACTGAagcagctggagaaggagacagaggagaggagttgtgCTTTAGAACAGCTGAGGAacgagagggaagagagaaccGGCGTCCTGGCTCAgttggagaaggagaggacgGAAAAAAGTCTCGCTTTAGAACAActggagaacgagagagaagagagaaccaGCAGTCAGGCTCAgttggagaaggagagggaggaaaaaagttGTGCCTTAGAACAACTGAATAacgagagggaagagagaggcaaCGTCCTGGCTCAgttggagaaggagagggcgGAGAGGGCTCGgctggagcagaggaggagggagtcGGCAGAGGGGCGCGTGGCCAAGGCCGGTCATCTCGACGCCATGGTGCAGTCCCTGGAGGAGGGCTGTGCTGAGCTCCAGAAGAGGCTGGAGCAGTCGGAGGAGTACAGGAGCAggctggaggagcaggtggaggacgtgggggagcagagggagaacCTGCAGAggcagctggagcaggagagacGAGAGATGGAGACGAGGCTCACACAGGCCCTCCAGCAGAA CTCAAACGATGCAGAGATAGAGAAGTGGAGAAACCTGTATGAGGAGCTGCGTGCTAAAGTTCAGCCGTTCCAG GAGCAGCTGGATAACTTTGCAGCGGAGAGGAGTGCGCTCCTGAGCGAGAAGGGGGCCACGCAGGAGGAGCTGACCCGGTTAGCCGACGCCTACGCCCGCCTGATGGGCCATCAGAACCAGAAGCAGAAGATCAAGCACGTGGTCAAACTCAAGGAGGAGAACTGGGACCTTAAAGAG gAGTTGTCTAAGCTCAGGATCCAGGTCTCAAAGCAGAAGCGTGAGCTGGAGCAGTTGAGGCCGAGCCAGGGCCCACGGTTCGACCCCAGCAAGGCCTTCAAGCACGACCACAAGGAGAACCAGcgccccgccaccaccaccaccaccaccacccacaaaGCTG gctacagaCCTGTAATTTAA